The following are from one region of the Mustela lutreola isolate mMusLut2 chromosome 9, mMusLut2.pri, whole genome shotgun sequence genome:
- the RIPOR3 gene encoding RIPOR family member 3, with protein MVTAMSVRLRFLSSGDAGAVGVVGRSASFAGFSSAQSRRIAKSIHGNSVKSRMPAKSSKMYGTLRKGSVCPDPKPQQVKKIFEALKRGLKEYLCVQQAELDYLSGRHKDTRRNSRLAFYYDLDKQTRSVERHIRKMEFHISKVDELYEGYCIQCRLRDGASNMQRAFSRCPPSRASRESLQELGRSLQECIEDMWLIEAALEVHLGEFHIRMKGLVGYARLCPGDQYEVLMRLGRQRWKLKGRIESDDSQTWEEEEKAFIPTLHENFEIKVTELRGLSSLAVGTVTCDITDFFTTRPQVIVVDITELGTIKLQLEVLWNPFDTESFLMSPSPTGKFSMGSRKGSLYNWTPPSTPSFRERYYLSALQQPAQQALLLGGPRATPILSYLSDNDLRGPGLRSQSQELPEMDSFSSEDPRDTETSTSASTSDVGFLPLAIGPNTSIEEEAQEDAQPLGLLPEIAHLAGAAFVEQPGWRNLGIEDPDLPGGSPVHNHTAPGSQKDHDEGEPEDRVDGPEVTLERPLQEVLDLLRSVDPQPQLRELEYQLLSFRDRLKPRRAPQEHASAESLMDCILESFAFLNADLAPQELSLFGGCPGPRKDRIPLPPRKASSRGLTAGTLELDRLLTVHLQVCKVLLQKLASPNLSRVVQESLLEEAAQQKQVLEMLSVLDFEKVGKATSIEEIVPQAARRKGCLKLWEGCTEPGRVLSCAGTTLLNQLKKTFLHRVRGKYPGQLEIACRRLLEQVVSCGGLLPRAGPPEEETVTWFQFHSYLQRHSVSDLEKHFGRLTKEVTLVEELQCAGQGKAVRKLQGKRLGQLQPLPQTLRAWALLQLDGPPRVCRAASARLARAARNKSFREKALLFYTNALTENDAKLQQAACVALKHLRGIESIDQIASLCQSDLEAVRTAAREATLSFGEKGRLAFERMDKLYLEQTEEAFCQEADVEITIF; from the exons AAAGTCCATCCACGGGAACTCCGTGAAGTCTCGGATGCCTGCAAAATCCTCCAAGATGTACGGCACGCTCCGGAAGGGGTCTGTCTGCCCCGACCCCAAGCCGCAACAAGTGAAGAAGATCTTTGAAGCCCTCAAGAGAGGCCTCAA GGAGTATCTCTGCGTCCAGCAGGCGGAGCTGGATTACCTGTCAGGTCGCCACAAGGACACCCGCAGGAATTCGAGGCTG GCTTTCTATTATGACCTGGACAAG CAAACTCGCTCTGTGGAAAGGCATATCCGGAAGATGGAGTTTCACATCAGCAAG GTGGATGAGCTCTACGAGGGCTACTGTATCCAGTGCCGTCTGCGGGATGGAGCCTCCAACATGCAGAGGGCCTTCTCCAGGTGCCCGCCCAGCCGCGCCTCCCGAGAGAGCCTGCAGGAGCTGGGCCGCAGCCTGCAGGAGTGCATCGAG GACATGTGGCTCATCGAGGCGGCCTTGGAGGTTCACCTGGGAGAGTTTCACATCAGGATGAAAG GCTTGGTGGGCTACGCACGCCTCTGTCCCGGAGACCAGTATGAG GTACTCATGCGTCTGGGCCGCCAGCGCTGGAAGCTGAAGGGCCGGATCGAGTCAGACGACAGCCAgacctgggaggaggaggagaaggcctTCATCCCCACCCTGCACGAGAACTTCGAGATCAAG GTGACAGAGCTGAGGGGCCTGAGTTCACTGGCAGTGGGCACGGTGACGTGCGACATCACGGACTTCTTCACCACCAGGCCGCAGGTGATCGTGGTGGACATCACAGAGCTGGGGACCATCAAGCTCCAGCTGGAGGTGCTATGGAA CCCGTTTGATACTGAGAGCTTCCTGATGTCACCCAGTCCCACAGGCAAGTTCTCCATGGGCAGCAGGAAGGGCTCCTTGTACAACTGGACACCCCCAAGCACCCCCAGCTTCCGAGAGAGGTATTACCTG TCTGCCCTGCAGCAGCCAGCGCAGCAGGCTTTGCTGCTGGGTGGGCCAAGGGCCACCCCCATCCTCAGCTACCTATCTGACAATGACCTTCGAGGCCCGGGCCTGCGGAGCCAGAGTCAGGAGCTGCCTGAGATGGACTCCTTCAGCTCCGAGGACCCCCGAGACACAGAGACCAGCACCTCAGCCTCCACCTCGGATGTGGGGTTCCTGCCCTTGGCCATTGGCCCCAACACCTCCATTGAAGAGGAGGCCCAGGAGGACGCCCAGCCCCTGGGTCTGCTGCCAGAGATAGCCCATCTGGCGGGAGCCGCCTTCGTGGAGCAGCCTGGCTGGAGGAATTTGGGAATAGAGGACCCCGACCTGCCAGGAGGCTCCCCAGTGCACAACCATACAGCCCCAGGCAGCCAGAAGGACCATGACGAAGGAGAACCCGAGGACAGAGTGGATGGGCCAGAGGTGACCCTTGAGAGGCCCCTGCAAGAGGTCCTGGATTTACTGCGCTCCGTGGACCCCCAGCCACAGCTGCGGGAGCTGGAGTACCAGCTTCTCAGCTTCAGGGACCGGCTGAAG CCCCGCCGAGCCCCCCAGGAGCACGCCTCCGCCGAGAGCCTGATGGATTGCATCCTGGAGAGCTTCGCCTTCCTCAACGCCGACCTCGCCCCGCAGGAGCTGTCCCTGTTCGGGGGCTGCCCGGGACCCCG AAAGGACAGGATCCCGTTGCCCCCAAGGAAAGCGTCATCTAGGGGGCTCACGGCCGGCACCCTGGAGCTGGACAGGTTGCTCACGGTCCACCTCCAAGTCTGCAAAGTTCTGTTGCAG AAACTGGCCTCTCCTAACTTGTCGAGGGTGGTCCAGGAGAGCCTTCTGGAAGAAGCTGCGCAGCAAAAGCAGGTTCTGGAGATGCTTTCTGTGCTCGATTTTGAGAAGGTCGGCAAGGCAACATCCATCGAAGAAA TCGTTCCGCAGGCCGCTCGGAGGAAGGGGTGCCTGAAGCTGTGGGAAGGGTGCACAGAGCCCGGCAGGGTCCTGTCCTGTGCCGGCACCACGCTGCTGAACCAGCTCAAGAAAACGTTCCTGCACAGAGTCCGAGGGAAGTACCCGGGACAGCTAGAAATAG CATGCAGGAGGCTCCTGGAGCAGGTGGTCAGCTGTGGGGGGCTGCTCCCCAGAGCCGGGCCTCCCGAAGAAGAGACGGTCACCTGGTTCCAGTTCCACAGCTACCTGCAGCGGCACAGTGTCTCTGACCTGGAGAAGCATTTTGGCCGGCTCACCAAGGAAG TGACCCTCGTCGAGGAGCTGCAGTGCGCAGGGCAGGGCAAGGCGGTCAGGAAGCTGCAGGGGAAGCGGCTGGGCCagctccagcccctgccccagacaCTGAGGGCCTGGGCGCTGCTCCAGCTGGACGGGCCCCCCCGAGTGTGCAGGGCAGCCAGTGCCCGCCTGGCCAGAGCAGCCAGGAACAAGAGCTTTCGGGAAAAG GCTTTGCTCTTCTACACCAACGCTCTGACGGAGAACGATGCCAAACTCCAGCAGGCCGCGTGTGTGGCGCTCAAACACCTTAGG GGCATCGAAAGCATCGATCAGATTGCCAGCTTGTGCCAGTCTGACCTGGAGGCCGTGAGAACAGCAGCCCGGGAGGCCACACTGTCATTCG GTGAGAAAGGACGCCTGGCTTTTGAGAGGATGGACAAACTCTACTTGGAACAAACAGAAGAGGCCTTCTGCCAGGAGGCGGATGTTGAAATCACGATATTTTAA